AAATGCTTGAGCTTGTGCTTTATCTTCTGCACCAATATTATTATAAATTTGATTGTAGTTGCGTTTAGAATTAAAAGGAGGATCAATATAACATAAGTCAACAGACTCATCTTTTATGTAACGTCTTAAAACTTCTAAATTGTCCCCATAATAAAGTTGATTAACCATTGTTTTCGTGCAATTATTTTGCTTAAATTAACCCTGATTAATCATTCTTATACCTAATTACTTTTTTGTCATACCAGAAAATATGAGATATTCTCTGATGTTTTATTAAGAAATTTTAAGAAAATACCTGAAAAACCCTGATAATCTGGAAACAGATTGAGTTATAATGGCTACAAAGATTAACTCATCTAAGTTTTATGACTGTTACAGAAATTTTACAATTTGTGGATAATTTAGTATTTACTAAGACTGATAAACATTTAGATGATCTGCAAAAAAAGATTATTGAGGAACTATTTCAGGGTAAAACTTATAGACAAATTGCCAATATTTATGATTATGATGAGGGTTATATCGGTGATGAAAGTAGGAATCTATTTAAAATATTATCTGAAAGTTTAGGTCAAAATGTTAATAAATCTAATTTTTGTTGGACTATAGAAAGAGTTACAAAATCTAGAATTATTAATTTTGAAAAAAATAATATTAATTGGTGTTCTAATAATCAAACATCAAATCATTATCAACAGAATAATAATATAGAACAATCTAAATCCTCTTACCATGATTTAACGCTATCCCCTAAAATTACTCGTTTTTACGGAAGAAAAAAAGATTTAGATTATTTATCTAATGGGATATTAAATCAACACACTCATTTAATCTCTGTGTTAGGATTATCTGGAATTGGTAAAACTACCCTTGTGAAAAGATCTGTTGATCTAAATCTCCAACAATTTGAAGTTATTATCTGGAGAAGTTTAAAATTTCCTAAATCCCTAGATTTACTTATTGATGATTTATTGAATGTTTGTCAACAAGAAGCTAAAGCAACCATAGATGATAAATTAAAACAATTATTTAATATCTTTAAAAATAAAAAATGCTTAGTTGTTTTAGATGATTTAGAAAATATCTTTGTTAATTGTCAATTTGCAGGACAATATAAACCTGAATATCAAGATTATAAAACCTTCCTCCAAATGATCACAGAAATTGAACATCAAAGTTGTTTAATTCTCATTAGTCAGGAAAAATGCC
The DNA window shown above is from Anabaena sp. WA102 and carries:
- a CDS encoding nSTAND1 domain-containing NTPase, whose product is MTVTEILQFVDNLVFTKTDKHLDDLQKKIIEELFQGKTYRQIANIYDYDEGYIGDESRNLFKILSESLGQNVNKSNFCWTIERVTKSRIINFEKNNINWCSNNQTSNHYQQNNNIEQSKSSYHDLTLSPKITRFYGRKKDLDYLSNGILNQHTHLISVLGLSGIGKTTLVKRSVDLNLQQFEVIIWRSLKFPKSLDLLIDDLLNVCQQEAKATIDDKLKQLFNIFKNKKCLVVLDDLENIFVNCQFAGQYKPEYQDYKTFLQMITEIEHQSCLILISQEKCQEMISLDSELYPIHCLELSGLNNAATEILKNQGLKNEETWLNLINLYESHPKYLQYISILIKDVFQSEVAEFIKENSLILTEDFKSLFDLIWMRLSEVEKEILLKISQNDQPISRDEIKQLLSLSSMDIINGLQSLTRRFLVSKLENDQKLYTLSAVFKEYLRIYHH